One segment of Dama dama isolate Ldn47 chromosome 15, ASM3311817v1, whole genome shotgun sequence DNA contains the following:
- the WDR11 gene encoding WD repeat-containing protein 11 isoform X4 — protein MLLLYPREILILDLEVNQTVGVIAIERTGVPFLQVIPCFQRDGLFCLHENGCITLRVRRSYSSIFTTSNEEPDPDPVQELTYDLRSQCDAIRVTKTVRPFSMVCCPVNENAAALIVSDGRVMIWELKSAVCNRSSRSSSSGVSPLYSPVSFCGIPVGVLQNKLPDLSLDNMIGQSAIAGEEHPKGSILQEVQLKFLLTGLLSGLPSPQFAIRMCPPLTTKNIKMYQPLLAVGTSNGSVLVYHLTSGLLHKELSIHSCEVKGIEWTSLTGFLSFATSTPNNMGLVRNELQLVDLPTGRSIAFRGERGNDESPIEMIKVSHLKQYLAVVFKDKPLELWDVRTCTILREMSKNFPAITALEWSPSHNLKSLRKKQLATREAMARQTVVSDTELSVVESSVISLLQEAESKSELSQNISAREHFVFTDNDGQVYHLTVEGNSVKDSARIPPDGSMGSITCIAWKGDTLVLGDMDGNLNFWDLKGRVSRGIPTHRSWVKKIRFAPGKGNQKLIAMYNDGAEVWDSKEVQMVSSLRSGRNVTFRILDVDWCTSDKVILASDDGCIRVLEMSMKSTCFRMDEQELTEPVWCPYLLVPRAALTLKAFLLHQPWNGQYSLDISHVDYPENEEIKNLLQEQLNSLSNDIKKLLLDSEFTLLQRCLLVSRLYGDESELHFWTVAAHYLHSLSQEKAASTPVAKEAAPRDRVNNPLDICYDVLCENAYFQKFQLERVNLQEVKRSTYDHTRKCTDQLLLLGQTDRAVQLLLETSADNQHYYCDSLKACLVTTVTSSGPSQSTIKLVATNMIANGKLAEGVQLLCLIDKAADACRYLQTYGEWNRAAWLAKVRLNSEECADVLKRWVDHLCSPQVNQKSKALLVLLSLGCFSSVAETLHSMRYFDRAALFMEACLKYGAIEVSEDTDILCWDVFAAGEPDAKIELSVMHLGTGGVGSDSVELFWISEHSGTGLSNIPKVKVIVTQLCLILCDPMDCSLPGSSVHEFLQARILEWVAMPSSRGSSQPRDQSQVFRMAGRFFTI, from the exons ATGTTGCTGCTCTATCCTCGTGAGATTTTAATCCTTGATCTTGAAGTGAATCAGACAGTGGGTGTGATTGCAATAGAGCGAACAGGAGTTCCTTTTCTGCAG GTAATTCCCTGCTTTCAACGTGATGGTTTATTTTGCCTACATGAAAATGGTTGTATAACCTTACGTGTTCGAAGATCTTACAGTAGTATTTTCACCACTTCAAATGAGGAACCAG ATCCAGATCCTGTCCAGGAGCTTACCTATGACCTACGAAGCCAGTGTGATGCAATCAGGGTGACAAAAACTGTCCGTCCCTTCAGTATGGTGTGTTGTCCCGTCAATGAGAACGCAGCTGCCCTCATAGTAAGCGATGGCAGGGTCATGATATGGGAACTGAAGTCTGCTGTTTGTAATCGGAGTTCACGGAGCAG TAGTTCTGGCGTGTCACCTTTATATTCACCAGTGTCTTTCTGTGGAATTCCTGTAGGAGTCCTACAGAATAAACTCCCAGACCTCTCTTTAGATAACATGATTG GGCAAAGTGCAATTGCTGGGGAAGAACATCCCAAAGGCTCCATTCTGCAGGAAGTGCAGCTCAAGTTCCTGCTAACAGGTCTGCTTTCAGGACTGCCCTCCCCACAGTTCGCTATCCGTATGTGCCCCCCATTGACCACAAAAAACATCAAGATGTATCAGCCGTTGCTCGCTGTTG GTACAAGCAATGGTTCTGTCCTGGTGTACCATCTCACCAGTGGGCTGCTGCACAAGGAGTTAAGCATCCATtcgtgtgaagtcaa GGGTATTGAATGGACGAGTTtaactggttttctttcttttgctaccTCAACACCAAACAACATGGGATTAGTGAGAAATGAACTTCAGCTGGTTGATCTTCCAACAG gCAGGAGCATTGCTTTCCGTGGTGAACGAGGTAATGATGAGTCGCCCATCGAAATGATTAAAGTATCTCATTTGAA gcAGTATTTGGCAGTTGTATTCAAAGATAAACCCCTGGAGTTATGGGATGTTAGGACTTGTACCATTCTTAGAGAAATGTCCAAAAACTTCCCTGCAATAACTGCTTTG GAATGGTCACCGTCTCACAACTTGAAGAGCTTAAGGAAGAAGCAGCTGGCCACCCGAGAGGCCATGGCCCGCCAGACTGTGGTCTCAGATACGGAGCTGAGTGTGGTTGAGTCATCTGTGATCAG CTTGTTGCAGGAGGCTGAAAGTAAATCTGAACTCAGTCAGAACATCTCTGCCCGGGAGCATTTTGTGTTCACCGATAATGATGGCCAAGTTTATCATCTCACTGTTGAAGGAAACTCAGTGAAAGACAGTGCTCGGATCCCACCAGAC GGGAGTATGGGTAGCATTACTTGCATTGCTTGGAAAGGTGATACATTAGTTCTTGGAGACATGGatggaaatttaaatttttgGGATTTGAAAGGCAGAGTGTCCAG AGGAATACCTACACACCGAAGTTGGGTGAAGAAGATTCGTTTTGCCCCTggtaaaggaaaccaaaaattaataGCAATGTACAATGATGGAGCTGAAGTATGGGATTCTAAAGAG GTTCAGATGGTGAGTAGTTTAAGAAGTGGAAGAAATGTAACCTTTCGGATATTGGACGTGGACTGGTGCACGTCAGATAAAGTGATCCTGGCTTCCGATGACGGGTGTATCAGGGTCCTGGAGATGTCCATGAAGTCCACGTGCTTTAGGATGGATGAGCAGGAGTTGACCG AGCCTGTGTGGTGCCCATATCTCCTTGTTCCCAGGGCTGCTCTCACCTTGAAAGCTTTCTTATTACATCAGCCTTGGAATGGACAGTATTCTTTGGACATTTCTCATGT TGATTatccagaaaatgaagaaataaagaatctcCTTCAAGAGCAGTTGAACTCATTGTCTAA TGACATAAAGAAACTCTTGCTTGATTCGGAGTTTACTCTCCTGCAGagatgcctgcttgtttcaag GCTTTATGGTGATGAATCGGAGCTGCACTTCTGGACTGTTGCCGCCCACTATCTGCACAGCCTGTCCCAGGAAAAGGCCGCGAGCACACCAGTGGCTAAAGAAGCCGCTCCTCGGGACAGAGTGAACAACCCGCTAGATATATGTTACGACGTCCTCTGTGAAAATGCCTATTTTCAG aAATTTCAGTTGGAAAGGGTTAATCTTCAGGAAGTAAAACGGTCAACTTATGATCATACAAGGAAATGTACAGACCAGCTGCTTCTCTTGGGTCAA ACAGACAGAGCCGTGCAGTTGCTTTTGGAAACCAGCGCAGACAACCAGCATTATTACTGTGATTCATTGAAAGCCTGCCTGGTCACCACCGTCACCTCGTCAGGCCCCTCCCAGAGCACCATCAAGCTTGTGGCAACTAATATGATCGCCAACGGAAAACTGGCAG AGGGCGTCCAGCTGCTCTGCCTGATAGACAAAGCTGCGGATGCCTGCCGCTACCTGCAGACCTACGGCGAGTGGAACCGGGCAGCGTGGCTTGCCAAA GTCCGCTTAAATTCTGAAGAGTGTGCTGACGTTTTGAAACGATGGGTTGACCACCTTTGCTCCCCTCAAGTGAACCAGAAGTCCAAGGCCCTTCTGGTTCTCCTTTCCCTGGGCTGCTTTTCCAGCGTGGCCGAGACGCTTCACAG CATGAGGTACTTCGACAGAGCGGCCTTGTTTATGGAAGCTTGTCTCAAGTACGGAGCCATTGAAGTCAGTGAGGACACAGATATCCTTTGCTGGGACGTGTTTGCTGCGGGGGAACCAGATGCC aaaattgaACTCAGTGTCATGCATCTCGGCACTGGCGGAGTTGGCTCTGATTCAGTGGAGCTGTTTTGGATATCAGAACACAGTGGGACAGGGCTGTCTAACatccccaaagtgaaagtgatagtcactcaattgtgtctgattctttgcgaccccatggactgtagcctgccaggctcctctgtccatgaatttctccaggcaagaatactggagtgggttgctatgccctcctccaggggatcttcccaacccagggatcaaagccaggtcttccgcatggcaggcagattctttaccatctga